In Rhipicephalus microplus isolate Deutch F79 chromosome 7, USDA_Rmic, whole genome shotgun sequence, one genomic interval encodes:
- the Prp31 gene encoding pre-mRNA processing factor 31, with product MSLADELLADLEDAGDLEEDQLYQQDTHIQEVEDVIPLEIDTKVKSVRAIAKLRDSEELARVMSEIKQKVLQARKEEVTGPVEADPEYQLIVEANNLAVEIDNEINIIHKFTRDNYQKRFPELESLVPGALDYVLTVKELGNSLEKAKNNEVLQSFLTPATIMVVSVTASTTQGQLLSQEELTTIFEACDMALELNDFKLEIYSYVESRMSFIAPNLSQIVGASVAAKLMGVAGGLTNLSKMPACNVLVLGSQKRTLSGFSSTAVMPHTGFVYYTDIVQNTPADLRRKASRLLAAKCVLAARVDSFHESPDGTVGVSLREEVERKLDKLQEPPPVKQVKPLPPPIDQNRKKRGGRRVRRMKERFAVTELRKQANRMSFGEIEEDAYQEDLGFSSGQIGKAGAGRIRSAQVDEKTKVRISKTLQKNLQRQQVYGGSTTVRRHVSGTASSVAFTPLQGLEIVNPHAAEAKASDSGAKYFSNTAGFLKIAKQ from the exons ATGTCTCTAGCGGACGAACTGTTGGCCGATTTGGAAGACGCCGGAGACCTCGAGGAAGACCAGCTGTACCAGCAGGACACGCACATTCAGGAGGTCGAAGATGTCATACCGCTCGAGATCGACACGAAGGTCAAATCGGTGCGTGCGATCGCCAAGCTTCGGGACTCCGAAGAG CTGGCCCGCGTTATGAGCGAAATCAAACAGAAAGTGTTGCAGGCCCGCAAGGAAGAAG TGACCGGCCCCGTTGAAGCAGACCCGGAATACCAGCTCATCGTCGAAGCCAACAACCTGGCTGTCGAGATTGACAACGAAATAA ACATCATTCACAAGTTTACCCGGGACAACTACCAGAAGCGATTCCCCGAGCTGGAGTCGCTTGTCCCAGGAGCCCTGGATTATGTCCTGACCGTAAAG GAACTTGGCAACAGCTTGGAAAAGGCCAAGAACAATGAAGTGCTGCAGAGTTTTCTGACACCTGCCACCATCATGGTCGTCAGCGTCACAGCATCGACGACACAGGG GCAACTACTTTCGCAAGAGGAGTTGACCACCATCTTTGAGGCGTGTGACATG GCTCTCGAGCTGAACGACTTCAAGTTGGAGATCTACTCGTATGTCGAGTCACGGATGTCGTTCATTGCACCCAACCTCTCTCAAATTGTCGGAGCGTCGGTTGCAGCGAAACTGATGG GTGTAGCCGGTGGCCTGACCAACTTATCCAAGATGCCCGCCTGCAATGTGCTCGTGCTCGGCTCCCAGAAGCGCACGCTGTCTGGCTTCTCCTCCACGGCAGTCATGCCGCACACGGGCTTTGTCTACTACACGGACATTGTACAGAACACACCGGCG GACCTGCGACGCAAGGCCTCCCGGCTGCTGGCAGCCAAGTGTGTGCTGGCGGCGCGCGTGGACAGCTTCCACGAGTCCCCGGACGGCACGGTGGGTGTGTCCCTCCGGGAGGAGGTGGAACGCAAGCTGGACAAGCTTCAGGAGCCGCCGCCCGTCAAGCAGGTCAAGCCGCTGCCCCCGCCCATCGACCAGAACCGCAAGAAGCGCGGAGGACGCAG GGTACGGCGAATGAAGGAGCGATTTGCTGTGACTGAACTTCGCAAGCAAGCCAACCGAATGAGTTTCGGAGAG ATTGAAGAGGACGCCTACCAGGAAGATCTTGGCTTCAGCTCAGGGCAGATTGGCAAAGCCGGCGCCGGCCGGATCAGGTCGGCCCAAGTGGATGAGAAGACCAAAGTCCGAATTTCCAAAACACTCCAG AAAAACCTCCAGCGGCAGCAAGTGTATGGTGGCAGCACAACAGTCCGAAGACATGTGTCCGGTACGGCTTCGAGCGTCGCGTTCACACCACTTCAG GGTCTGGAGATCGTAAACCCCCACGCGGCTGAAGCGAAGGCCAGCGACAGCGGCGCAAAGTATTTCTCCAACACAGCGGGCTTCCTCAAGATTGCCAAGCAGTGA